The following are encoded in a window of Heteronotia binoei isolate CCM8104 ecotype False Entrance Well chromosome 9, APGP_CSIRO_Hbin_v1, whole genome shotgun sequence genomic DNA:
- the UGDH gene encoding UDP-glucose 6-dehydrogenase, producing MFEIKRICCIGAGYVGGPTCSVIAHMCPKVTVTVVDVNEARIRAWNSDTLPIYEPGLKEVVESCRGKNLFFSTNIDDAIREADLVFISVNTPTKTYGMGKGRAADLKYIEACARRIVQNSNGYKIVTEKSTVPVRAAESIRRIFDANTKPDLNLQVLSNPEFLAEGTAIKDLKNPDRVLIGGDETPEGQKAVRALCAIYEQWVPKEKILTTNTWSSELSKLAANAFLAQRISSINSISALCEATGADVEEVARAIGMDQRIGNKFLKASVGFGGSCFQKDVLNLVYLCEALNLPEVARYWQQVIDMNDYQRRRFASRIIDSLFNTVTDKKIAILGFAFKKDTGDTRESSSIYISKYLLDEGAKLHIYDPKVLKEQIILDLSHPGVSEDDQVSRLVTISKDPYEACDGAHALVICTEWDMFKELDYERIHKKMLKPAFIFDGRRVLDELHNELQRIGFQIETIGKKVSAKRIPFASSSDIPKFSLQDPPLKKPRV from the exons ATGTTTGAAATTAAGAGAATCTGCTGCATTGGTGCTGGGTACGTTGGTGGGCCGACATGTAGTGTCATTGCACACATGTGCCCCAAAGTTACGGTCACAGTTGTTGATGTCAACGAAGCCAGAATCAGAGCGTGGAATTCTGACACACTTCCAATTTATGAG CCAGGGTTAAAAGAAGTCGTTGAGTCCTGTAGAGGGAAAAACCTCTTTTTTTCCACCAATATTGATGATGCCATCCGAGAAGCTGATCTCGTGTTTATTTCT GTGAACACCCCAACAAAGACCTACGGCATGGGAAAAGGCCGGGCAGCAGACCTGAAATACATTGAGGCCTGTGCAAGGCGGATTGTGCAGAACTCGAATGGCTATAAAATTGTGACTGAGAAAAGCACCGTCCCTGTCCGCGCTGCAGAGAGCATCCGACGTATATTTGATGCCAACACCAAACCCGACTTGAATTTGCAG GTCCTGTCTAACCCAGAATTCCTAGCAGAGGGCACAGCAATTAAAGACCTGAAGAATCCAGACCGAGTGCTGATTGGGGGAGATGAGACTCCTGAGGGCCAGAAAGCAGTTCGAGCTCTGTGTGCTATCTATGAGCAATGGGTGCCCAAAGAGAAAATCCTTACAACCAATACCTGGTCATCTGAACTTTCCAAACTG GCAGCTAATGCTTTCCTTGCTCAGAGAATCAGCAGCATCAATTCCATAAGTGCTCTCTGTGAAGCAACAGGTGCTGATGTAGAAGAGGTAGCAAGGGCCATTGGGATGGACCAAAGAATTGGAAATAAGTTCCTGAAAGCCAGTGTTG GATTTGGTGGTAGCTGCTTTCAGAAAGATGTTCTGAATTTGGTTTATCTTTGTGAGGCTTTGAATTTGCCAGAAGTAGCTCGTTACTGGCAACAG GTGATTGACATGAATGATTATCAGAGGAGAAGATTTGCTTCCCGGATCATTGACAGCTTATTTAACACTGTCACCGACAAGAAGATTGCTATTTTGGGATTTGCATTCAAAAAAGACACTGGAGACACAAG GGAATCATCTAGCATCTACATCAGCAAGTATTTATTGGATGAAGGTGCAAAACTACATATCTATGACCCCAAAGTGCTGAAAGAACAGATAATTCTGGATCTTTCCCACCCAGGTGTATCTGAGGACGATCAAG TGTCTCGACTAGTCACCATTAGCAAAGACCCCTACGAAGCATGTGACGGAGCTCATGCCCTCGTCATCTGCACAGAGTGGGACATGTTTAAG GAGCTGGACTATGAGCGCATTCACAAAAAAATGTTGAAGCCGGCTTTCATCTTTGATGGCAGGAGAGTCCTTGATGAACTTCATAATGAACTACAACGCATTGGCTTCCAG ATTGAGACAATTGGAAAGAAAGTATCAGCTAAGAGGATTCCATTTGCTTCTTCTTCTGACATACCAAAGTTTAGCCTGCAAGATCCTCCCCTGAAAAAGCCGAGAGTATAG